The Salvia splendens isolate huo1 unplaced genomic scaffold, SspV2 ctg704, whole genome shotgun sequence genome includes a window with the following:
- the LOC121791016 gene encoding abscisic acid receptor PYR1-like: MEDAIPATEQPASESTAEPNHVLVPPGLTPEEFEDLKPAVAEFHNYRVNAGQCSSILAQRVHAAPQEVWSILRHFDKPQTYKHFIKSCTVRDGFVVRVGELRDVSVISGLPAATSTERLDILDDDRRVTGFSIVGGDHRLRNYRSVTSVHELPGAISTVVLESYAVDVPEGNTEEDTRLFADTVVKLNLQKLASVAEARATID, translated from the coding sequence ATGGAAGACGCGATTCCAGCAACGGAACAGCCAGCATCAGAATCAACCGCGGAGCCGAACCACGTGCTAGTCCCTCCGGGGCTGACGCCGGAGGAGTTCGAGGATCTCAAACCCGCGGTGGCGGAATTCCACAATTACAGGGTCAACGCCGGCCAGTGCTCCTCCATACTCGCGCAGCGCGTCCACGCGGCGCCGCAGGAAGTCTGGTCCATCCTCCGCCACTTCGACAAGCCGCAGACCTACAAGCACTTCATCAAGAGCTGCACCGTGCGGGACGGCTTCGTCGTCCGCGTCGGCGAGCTGCGTGACGTCAGCGTCATATCGGGGCTGCCGGCGGCCACCAGCACCGAGCGCCTCGACATCCTCGACGACGATCGGCGCGTCACCGGCTTCAGCATCGTCGGCGGCGACCACCGCCTCAGGAATTACCGCTCCGTGACGTCCGTGCACGAGCTCCCCGGCGCGATCTCCACCGTCGTGCTGGAGTCGTACGCGGTGGACGTGCCGGAGGGGAACACGGAGGAGGACACGCGCCTCTTCGCCGACACGGTCGTGAAGCTCAACCTCCAGAAGCTCGCATCCGTCGCCGAAGCTAGGGCTACGATCGATTGA
- the LOC121791017 gene encoding small subunit processome component 20 homolog, with product MAIWIKLLWAMVLKLPNEPNLDSYRALCCVHVEQDFFYNIVHVQKHRRARAVVRFSNFVRSGNLSNVITYEVFVPLLFSMLFNVPDGKDENRRSACINALASISGCMKWNQYYALLVRCLRYLGLKPDRQKLLLRLIGAILDRFHFQESFLIHESKGLASDAPSPYTVNMKSSSSLMRITDHGELPIIQESLLKHIFPKVQKLLASDFDRMNVNICLVALKLIKLLPSDIMYSQLPTVVHRISNFLKNRLESVRNEARSALSACLKELGLEYLQFIVKVLKGILKRGYELHVLGYTLNFLLSKFLRTPICGKLDYCLDDLLTVVQNDILGGVSDEKEVEKIASKMKETRKQKSYETLKLIAQSVTFKTQALKLLSPVTVNLHKQLNQNLKLKLENMLKHIAAGIESNPSVEQTELFIFVNCLVKDGIGDEGNGQGYGPISWADYGDAESIQPIESNRLVNVDRQFSHLITAFALEVLHNYLKKLKPSAEDGQLLSMLDPFVSLLGQCLSSKYENIIIAAFRCFSLMVRLPLPSLQLQADKIKNSLLVIAQGSVKINCQLIESCMKLLTTLLQSERVTLSTDQLHMLIQFPLFVDFAKRPSFVALSLLKAIIHRKLLVPEIYDLVQIVAEMMVQSQDEPIRKKCSKILLQFLLGYQLSQKRLQEHLDFLLANLSYEHSSGREAVLEMLHTIIVKFPQNVVDAQSQTLFPYLVISLANDDDTNVRQMSAVAMKFLIGHVSSHSLHSILECSLSWYIEGKQSLLGAAAQVLGLLVEVIGKNFQIHLIKVLPAIRTNLQSAYNALASTQQDLSDVLVIPFWKEAYYSLVLLGKILSQFHNLFLDSELEAFWETICEFLLHPHLWLQNISCQILSSYFTAVANRDKSKVRAEAFYLMKPSILFHVAVSLCCQLKVPLSDNGTGILIKQNLEFSISALHSFLKNNEYMDVSSFWLSLDSAEQECFLKAFGILDPRKGKRTLQSFISEADAQHDKNQHPFISYFLQRMGKLTLQMEANQMKIMFEFYKAISPQLLHFLKKTSPASFDDVRSFAYQLLLPLYRVCEGFTGQVISDDLKQLAEEVRDDIRGIIGDDKFVEFYGQICKNIKAKRDKRKQAMKVMAVVNPIRNAKRKLKIADKHQAYKKRKMMTMKMGRWMH from the exons atggcg ATATGGATTAAGTTGCTCTGGGCAATGGTGCTGAAGCTTCCAAATGAACCAAACCTTGATTCGTATAGGGCCTTATGTTGTGTTCATGTTGAACAAGATTTCTTCTATAACATAGTACATGTACAG AAACACAGGAGAGCGAGAGCAGTAGTTCGTTTTAGCAACTTTGTCAGGTCTGGCAATCTGTCGAAT GTCATTACTTATGAAGTGTTTGTACCACTGCTCTTTAGCATGCTGTTTAATGTACCAGATGGGAAGGATGAGAATAGAAGAAGTGCATGTATTAACGCCCTGGCGTCAATATCTGGTTGCATGAAGTGGAATCAGTACTACGCCTTGCTAGTCAGATGTTTGCGATATTTGGGGCTGAAACCAGACAGGCAAAAACTTTTGTTGCGACTTATCGGCGCTATACTTGATAGATTCCATTTTCAGGAGTCATTTCTGATCCATGAATCTAAAGGTCTTGCTTCTGATGCACCCAGTCCTTACACCGTTAACATGAAGTCTTCATCATCTCTGATGAGGATCACTGATCACGGCGAACTACCTATCATACAAGAGAGTTTGCTCAAACACATTTTTCCCAAG gtTCAGAAGTTGTTGGCCTCCGATTTTGACCGTATGAATGTTAACATCTGCTTGGTTGCACTGAAACTTATAAAATTGCTCCCCAGTGATATCATGTACTCTCAACTTCCAACTGTTGTTCACCGTATTTCAAACTTCCTAAAAAATCGGCTTGAAAGTGTACGTAATGAGGCTAGGTCTGCGCTGTCTGCTTGCTTGAAGGAACTAGGGTTGGAGTATTTGCAATTTATTGTCAAAGTCTTGAAGGGCATACTGAAGAGAGGCTATGAATTACACGTGCTAGGATACACACTCAATTTCTTGCTGTCTAAGTTCCTCAGGACTCCAATCTGCGGAAAGTTGGATTACTGCTTGGATGACCTCCTTACTGTTGTACAAAACGATATACTTGGGGGTGTTTCTGACGAGAAAGAAGTTGAAAAGATTGCTTCTAAAATGAAAGAGACCAGAAAGCAGAAATCTTATGAAACTCTAAAATTGATTGCCCAGAGTGTCACTTTCAAAACTCAAGCTTTGAAACTTCTTTCTCCTGTTACAGTTAATCTGCATAAGCAGCTCAACCAAAATCTTAAGTTGAAATTGGAGAACATGTTAAAACACATAGCTGCTGGTATTGAAAGTAATCCATCTGTGGAGCAGACAGAACTATTCATATTTGTGAATTGCCTCGTTAAAGATGGCATCGGTGATGAAGGTAATGGACAGGGGTATGGGCCTATTTCCTGGGCGGATTATGGAGATGCTGAGAGTATCCAACCAATCGAAAGCAACAGACTAGTGAATGTGGACAGGCAATTTTCTCATTTGATAACAGCGTTTGCTCTTGAAGTTCTGCATAACTACTTGAAGAAACTGAAGCCTAGTGCAGAGGATGGACAACTTTTATCAATGCTTGATCCTTTTGTAAGTTTATTGGGTCAATGTTTGAGCTCAAAGTATGAAAACATTATAATAGCTGCATTTAGGTGCTTTAGTCTGATGGTGCGGTTGCCTTTGCCATCACTTCAATTGCAAGCTGACAAGATAAAGAATTCTTTGTTGGTTATAGCTCAAGGATCAGTTAAGATTAACTGTCAGTTGATTGAGTCTTGTATGAAGTTGTTAACAACGCTTCTACAAAGCGAGAGAGTCACACTTTCCACTGATCAGTTGCATATGCTGATCCAATTTCCATTGTTTGTTGATTTTGCAAAAAGGCCCTCATTTGTTGCGCTTTCACTGTTGAAAGCTATCATACACCGAAAGCTGTTAGTTCCTGAAATATATGATCTTGTCCAGATTGTTGCAGAGATGATGGTACAAAGTCAAGATGAGCCCATTCGTAAAAAGTGCAGTAAAATATTGCTTCAATTTTTACTGGGTTACCAACTTTCTCAGAAGCGCTTGCAAGAACATCTTGATTTCTTACTTGCAAATTTGAG TTACGAGCATTCCAGTGGAAGGGAAGCTGTCCTTGAGATGCTCCATACCATTATCGTGAAATTTCCACAGAATGTTGTGGATGCACAATCACAGACACTGTTTCCGTATTTGGTCATTTCTTTGGCTAATGACGACGACACAAATGTTAGACAGATGTCTGCTGTTGCAATGAAGTTTCTCATTGGGCATGTTAGCTCACATTCTCTTCACTCAATACTTGAGTGTAGCCTGTCTTGGTACATTGAAGGAAAACAGAGCCTATTGGGTGCCGCAGCACAG GTTCTGGGTTTACTAGTGGAAGTTATTGGAAAGAATTTTCAAATACACCTCATTAAAGTACTTCCTGCAATCAGAACCAATCTTCAGTCAGCATACAATGCTCTTGCATCAACTCAACAAGATTTATCAGATGTTTTAGTAATTCCATTCTGGAAGGAGGCATATTATTCTCTGGTTTTGTTAGGGAAGATCCTAAGTCAATTTCATAACTTGTTCCTTGATAGCGAGCTTGAG GCTTTTTGGGAAACCATCTGTGAATTCCTCTTGCATCCTCATTTGTGGCTGCAAAACATATCATGCCAGATTTTGTCCTCTTACTTCACTGCAGTGGCCAATAGAGATAAGAGCAAAGTCAGAGCAGAAGCATTCTATCTCATGAAACCGAGCATACTCTTCCATGTAGCTGTTTCTTTGTGCTGTCAGCTGAAGGTGCCATTGAGTGATAATGGAACTGGAATACTTATCAAGCAAAACCTCGAGTTCTCAATTTCTGCACTCCATTCTTTCTTAAAGAATAATGAATACATGGATGTTTCTAGCTTCTGGTTAAGCCTTGACAGTGCCGAGCAAGAATGCTTCCTTAAAGCTTTTGGTATTCTTGATCCAAGAAAAGGGAAGAGAACTCTTCAATCTTTTATTTCTGAGGCTGATGCTCAACATGACAAAAATCAGCATccatttatttcttattttctcCAGAGAATGGGGAAGCTTACTCTTCAGATGGAGGCCAATCAG ATGAAAATCATGTTCGAGTTTTACAAGGCAATATCACCACAGCTCCTCCATTTTTTGAAGAAAACTTCACCTGCAAGCTTTGATGATGTCCGCAGTTTTGCGTATCAACTGCTGTTGCCATTGTACAGAGTCTGCGAAGGTTTCACCGGACAAGTTATTTCTG ATGATCTGAAACAACTAGCTGAAGAGGTCAGGGATGACATAAGAGGCATAATTGGAGACGATAAATTTGTTGAATTTTACGGACAAATATGCAAAAATATCAAGGCGAAGCGTGACAAAAGGAAACAAGCAATGAAGGTGATGGCTGTTGTGAATCCGATACGCAATGCCAagaggaagctcaagatagctGACAAGCATCAAGCTTAcaagaaaaggaaaatgatGACCATGAAAATGGGTAGATGGATGCATTGA
- the LOC121791023 gene encoding exosome complex component RRP45A-like — MEQRLANSWRMTVNEKNFIQTALLSDLRIDGRGPFDYRNLTIQFGIEDGSSEVQLGQTRVMGFVTSQLVQPYRDRPNEGTLAIFTEFSPMADPSFEIGRPGESAVELGRIVDRGLRESRAIDTESLCVVAGKWVWSIRIDLHILDNGGNLVDAANIAALAALLTFRRPECTLGGEDGQEVIIHPPEVREPLALIVHHLPIAVTFAFIGNESRVIIDPSHFEEAVMGGKLTATLNTNGDVCAIQKAGGEGVMQSVVMQCLRIASVKAADITGKIKKAVESYKTKRDLKKIKRHPDSVDISNISKDMEKSKLELVKCQSDDMEIEGHSSKKDESSLRHSKHKALISGPSSWDPYSKIADTDELKASLASRAVATPNLKMDVMPPEKQQLNVKDESHRDADPSPPLLVAAEAREEKNKAKTLLDAVKPKHKRKKKNASNSNGS, encoded by the exons ATGGAGCAGCGGTTGGCCAATTCGTGGCGGATGACCGTCAATGAGAAGAACTTCATTCAAACAGCCCTGCTCTCTGACCTCCGAATCGACGGCCGTGGCCCTTTTGATTACCGGAATCTAACTATTCAATTCGGCAT TGAAGATGGCTCATCAGAAGTCCAGCTAGGCCAGACTCGCGTAATGGGGTTTGTAACATCACAACTAGTGCAACCTTACCGTGATCGCCCTAATGAAGGCACTCTTGCCATATTTACTGAGTTCTCGCCAATGGCAGATCCTTCTTTTGAAATTGGTCGTCCTGGGGAATCTGCTGTTGAGCTGGGACGGATAGTTGATCGTGGGTtaag GGAAAGCAGGGCCATTGACACTGAATCACTTTGTGTCGTTGCTGGGAAATGGGTGTGGTCTATCCGTATCGATCTTCACATTCTAGACAATGGCGG GAATCTTGTTGATGCTGCAAATATTGCAGCCTTGGCTGCGCTCTTGACATTCAGAAGGCCAGAGTGCACACTGGGAGGGGAAGATGGTCAGGAAGTTATAATACATCCACCAGAA GTCAGGGAACCATTAGCATTGATTGTACACCATCTCCCAATAGCAGTAACATTTGCATTTATTGGTAATGAGAGCAGAGTG ATTATTGACCCATCACACTTTGAAGAAGCTGTTATGGGTGGAAAACTGACTGCTACTTTGAACACAAATGGTGATGTCTGTGCTATTCAAAAAGCTGGAGGAGAAGGTGTAATGCAAAGTGTTGTAATGCAATGCTTGCGGATAGCATCGGTGAAGGCTGCTGATATTACTGGCAAAATTAAAAAAGCT GTTGAATCATATAAAAcaaaaagagatttgaaaaaaatcaaaagacaCCCTGATTCAGTAGATATCAGCAATATATCAAAGGACATGGAGAAGTCTAAACTGGAACTAGTGAAATGTCAAAGTGATGACATGGAAATTGAGGGCCACTCATCAAAGAAAGATGAAAGCAGTTTGAGACACAGCAAACATAAAGCCCTCATTAGTGGACCTTCTAGTTG GGATCCATACTCAAAGATTGCAGATACTGATGAATTGAAAGCAAGTCTAGCTTCACGAG CTGTAGCAACACCAAATCTGAAGATGGATGTAATGCCACCTGAAAAGCAACAGTTGAATGTAAAGGATGAATCCCATAGAGATGCAGATCCATCACCTCCGTTATTGGTGGCAGCTGAAGCTAGAGAGGAGAAAAACAAAGCCAAGACATTATTGGACGCTGTGAAACCTAAGcataagagaaagaagaagaatgcATCAAATTCTAATGGAAGTTAA
- the LOC121791024 gene encoding protein HAIKU1-like: MDPNQPPSNRQTDHLGVNKIGKNIKKSPLHQPNFASAAGRQQPQPQVYNINKNDFRDIVQQLTGSPLRDQPPRPPQTHPKPPNNRLQRVRPPPLASTGRPQLPFHPQAPMRMPAQGPMPYPNNLGRPPPPAQFDQRSPNMLLPSPPPDVWGNTAESPISAYMRYLQNSIIDSGPRQPHPYPQGQMQHQVPAQNLPQPHAFPNPAMPPRGNGPPTNLPSPRFNGPPPLLPSPRMNGPMPPLPSPRANGPPSLLPSPTSQFLLPSPTGFVNLLSPRSPFPLLSPGFDFPPISPNFSFSGILGPGPHPPSSPGYGFPLSPPGFFPVPSPRWRNL; the protein is encoded by the coding sequence ATGGATCCAAATCAGCCACCTTCGAATAGGCAAACTGATCATTTAGGTGTGAACAAGATTGGGAAAAACATCAAGAAAAGCCCCTTGCATCAGCCTAATTTTGCTAGTGCTGCTGGAAGGCAGCAGCCTCAACCCCAAGTCTACAATATCAACAAGAACGATTTTCGCGACATAGTTCAGCAGCTCACCGGTTCACCATTACGCGACCAGCCCCCTAGGCCTCCCCAAACCCACCCGAAACCCCCCAATAACCGGTTACAGAGAGTCCGTCCCCCACCTCTGGCTTCGACCGGTAGACCTCAGCTCCCCTTTCATCCTCAGGCCCCAATGCGAATGCCTGCACAAGGCCCCATGCCTTACCCGAATAACCTAGGGAGACCTCCACCCCCGGCCCAGTTTGATCAACGTTCCCCCAACATGTTGCTACCGTCCCCTCCTCCTGATGTATGGGGAAACACTGCCGAGTCTCCCATTTCTGCCTACATGAGATACCTTCAAAACTCTATCATAGATTCGGGTCCCAGGCAACCCCACCCTTACCCACAAGGCCAAATGCAGCATCAAGTTCCTGCACAAAATCTACCTCAGCCTCATGCATTTCCTAACCCGGCCATGCCTCCGAGAGGAAATGGACCTCCCACGAATCTCCCATCCCCTCGGTTCAATGGTCCTCCACCCCTTCTTCCATCGCCTCGTATGAATGGGCCAATGCCCCCTCTTCCTTCACCAAGGGCAAACGGCCCTCCGTCCCTTTTACCCTCTCCAACTTCGCAGTTCCTCTTACCTTCGCCTACAGGCTTCGTAAACTTGTTATCTCCGAGATCACCTTTTCCGTTGCTTTCTCCAGGGTTCGACTTTCCCCCGATCTCACCCAATTTCTCGTTCTCTGGAATTTTAGGTCCCGGACCTCATCCACCTTCCTCCCCTGGTTACGGATTTCCTTTGTCCCCTCCTGGTTTCTTCCCTGTACCCAGTCCAAGATGGAGGAACCTATAA